Proteins encoded within one genomic window of Halocatena marina:
- a CDS encoding CopG family transcriptional regulator, which translates to MGNKNKTISFRVNEDVFEVLRDIAEERDISLSAVFRDYVDQLVAHDGQVRVVPEHEINDNGAEQESFPPKIEVPKSFVREHERLELEAEHLREQLDEYKRYVTELTQQLDDYNDEDVIVLDDLDDTDTDESYRLG; encoded by the coding sequence ATGGGCAACAAGAATAAGACGATCTCGTTTCGTGTCAACGAAGATGTATTTGAGGTGCTGAGGGATATCGCAGAGGAACGAGATATTTCACTGTCAGCGGTCTTCCGCGATTATGTAGACCAGCTCGTTGCCCACGATGGTCAGGTCCGAGTCGTTCCAGAACACGAAATCAACGACAACGGAGCCGAGCAAGAGAGCTTTCCGCCGAAAATCGAGGTCCCGAAGAGCTTTGTTCGTGAACACGAACGGCTCGAACTTGAGGCTGAACACCTCAGAGAGCAGCTCGATGAGTACAAACGCTACGTGACGGAACTCACCCAGCAACTCGATGACTACAATGACGAGGACGTCATCGTTCTCGATGATCTCGATGATACCGACACCGACGAGTCGTATCGGTTGGGCTGA
- the htpX gene encoding zinc metalloprotease HtpX, protein MVFRRDWSLYLRMVGVLLLMGVLYVGFAAVLAVYFNEQLAVVAAIGAVSVLQFLWSHKLALKSMGGQIVSESEYPDLHARIGRLARQADLPPPNVAVADTRVPNAFAVGRSQETAVVCVTSALLETLDEDELDGVLAHELAHVMHRDMAIMTIASGITTMAYFVLRWGWMFEDGDSGNQYLWVALASSAGVWIASTLVLRLLSRYREFAADRGAASITGNPSALASALMKISGRMDSVPSDDLRARAGTNALMFKDVETRLTKWFRTHPAVGDRVDRLQTLEQEISKT, encoded by the coding sequence ATGGTCTTCCGGCGGGATTGGTCCCTCTACCTCCGAATGGTTGGTGTATTACTCCTCATGGGAGTGTTGTACGTCGGCTTCGCAGCAGTTCTCGCTGTGTACTTCAATGAACAACTCGCGGTCGTGGCAGCCATTGGGGCTGTGTCTGTGCTTCAGTTCCTTTGGAGCCACAAGCTTGCTCTCAAGAGCATGGGTGGACAGATTGTGAGCGAATCTGAATATCCTGACCTCCACGCACGGATCGGGCGACTTGCTCGGCAGGCAGACCTTCCTCCACCGAACGTTGCTGTCGCTGATACACGGGTCCCCAATGCGTTCGCTGTGGGGCGCTCTCAGGAAACGGCAGTCGTGTGCGTGACGAGTGCCCTGCTCGAAACGCTCGATGAGGACGAACTCGATGGCGTACTCGCTCACGAACTCGCACACGTCATGCACCGTGACATGGCGATTATGACGATCGCTTCTGGTATCACGACGATGGCGTACTTTGTCCTCCGTTGGGGATGGATGTTTGAGGACGGTGACAGTGGCAACCAGTACCTCTGGGTCGCACTCGCTTCTTCGGCTGGCGTGTGGATCGCTTCGACACTCGTTCTTCGGTTGTTGTCGCGCTACCGCGAATTCGCTGCTGACCGAGGGGCAGCGAGCATCACGGGGAACCCCTCGGCCCTCGCGTCTGCCCTTATGAAAATCAGCGGAAGAATGGATTCGGTTCCGAGCGACGACCTCCGGGCACGCGCCGGAACGAACGCTCTGATGTTCAAAGACGTGGAAACACGACTCACCAAATGGTTCCGAACCCATCCTGCTGTTGGAGATCGTGTTGATCGTCTGCAGACACTTGAACAAGAAATATCAAAAACATGA
- a CDS encoding replication factor A (Replication protein A protects and stabilize the intermediate ssDNA that is generated by the unwinding action of a DNA helicase at the replication fork. In addition, SSBs prevent the formation of secondary structures by single-stranded template DNA.) — protein MTDLRQQAESVHAQFSDHLDVDVDEIEERLDTLVSEYKVPPEEAHRSLVSSYLEEAGMERENLSGGDNELKPLAEIDTDGEWIDVRAKVVDLWEPRSDAIAQVGLLGDESGQSKFVSFATSDLPLLEEGAVYRLGNVVTDEYEGQYSVKLNRTTDIEQLDAEIEVGDNSIEVEGALVDIQRGSGLIKRCPEEDCTRVLQNGRCSEHGEVEGEFDLRIKGVLDDGANVQELVFGQEVTEELTGVSLEEAKEMAMDALDTSVVADEMKATTLGRYYRVRGPTLGRYVLVNEFERLGSVDADEALIKARSI, from the coding sequence ATGACTGATTTACGACAGCAAGCGGAATCGGTACACGCGCAGTTTTCTGACCACCTCGATGTTGATGTCGATGAGATCGAAGAGCGACTCGACACACTCGTTTCCGAATACAAGGTTCCTCCCGAGGAGGCACACCGGAGCCTCGTGAGTAGCTATCTCGAAGAGGCAGGGATGGAGCGAGAGAACTTGAGCGGCGGCGACAACGAACTGAAGCCGCTCGCTGAGATCGACACCGATGGAGAGTGGATCGATGTTCGTGCAAAAGTCGTCGATCTTTGGGAACCCCGCAGCGACGCTATCGCACAGGTCGGACTGCTCGGTGACGAATCCGGACAGAGCAAATTCGTATCGTTCGCCACGAGTGATCTCCCACTGCTGGAGGAGGGAGCGGTCTATCGCCTCGGAAACGTCGTCACCGACGAGTACGAGGGCCAGTATTCGGTAAAACTCAACCGGACGACGGATATTGAACAGCTCGATGCGGAGATCGAGGTCGGCGACAACAGCATCGAGGTCGAGGGCGCACTCGTGGACATTCAACGCGGGAGTGGTCTCATCAAACGGTGTCCAGAGGAGGATTGTACACGCGTTCTCCAGAACGGTCGCTGCTCGGAACACGGCGAGGTCGAAGGCGAATTCGATCTCCGAATCAAGGGCGTCCTCGACGATGGCGCGAACGTACAAGAACTGGTCTTCGGGCAGGAAGTGACTGAAGAACTGACTGGCGTCAGTCTCGAAGAAGCCAAAGAGATGGCGATGGATGCGCTCGATACGAGTGTTGTGGCAGACGAAATGAAAGCGACGACACTTGGAAGATACTACCGCGTTCGCGGTCCAACCCTCGGTCGATACGTGCTCGTTAACGAGTTCGAACGCCTCGGGTCAGTCGATGCGGATGAAGCCCTCATCAAAGCGAGGTCGATCTAA
- a CDS encoding acetoacetate decarboxylase family protein — protein MGLADDGEESVEEQVTLSTGQTVTLPLSTDVTMMSVVFSAALDPVRALLPSCLSPVRVGRKRAAVTFLFVRYHSVDDGSLEPYDEFGVLIPATRPSSRATPILSRLPGGVGGYVHSLPVTTEPSRALGDEVWGYPKVVGDIELTESGQRRRIRVAIDGEQFITLEIDQPPEFDFSVSATTESYTVLDGTVIREPLSFDGELGMRLPSKRASYTLGDWGSLKTFDIGERALIRCYGRGTFVVHPGKPIHSE, from the coding sequence ATGGGACTGGCAGACGACGGTGAGGAAAGCGTCGAGGAGCAGGTTACACTCTCGACTGGACAGACGGTAACGCTTCCGCTGTCCACGGACGTAACGATGATGAGTGTGGTCTTTTCAGCCGCTCTCGATCCCGTTCGTGCGCTTCTTCCGTCGTGTCTTTCGCCAGTGCGCGTAGGACGCAAACGAGCTGCGGTGACGTTTCTCTTTGTCAGATACCACAGCGTCGACGATGGATCGCTTGAGCCGTACGACGAGTTTGGTGTTCTCATTCCGGCAACCCGCCCGTCGTCCAGAGCAACCCCCATCCTATCGAGGCTCCCTGGTGGTGTGGGTGGCTACGTCCACTCGCTGCCGGTCACGACCGAACCGTCACGGGCACTTGGTGACGAGGTGTGGGGATATCCGAAGGTTGTTGGCGACATTGAGCTAACAGAGAGTGGTCAACGTCGGCGCATACGCGTAGCGATCGACGGCGAACAGTTCATCACGCTCGAAATTGATCAACCACCGGAGTTCGATTTCTCGGTTTCTGCGACGACCGAAAGCTACACCGTACTAGACGGAACCGTCATTCGAGAGCCGCTATCGTTCGATGGTGAGTTGGGAATGCGGCTACCTAGTAAGCGAGCATCGTACACACTCGGAGACTGGGGGTCGCTCAAAACATTCGACATCGGTGAGCGAGCACTTATTCGGTGCTACGGGAGGGGGACGTTCGTCGTTCATCCCGGCAAACCGATCCACTCTGAGTAG
- a CDS encoding TRAM domain-containing protein — translation MPDCPLADECPSYTERIEGMGCHHFSERGGAEWCNHYHQPIRELKSQPVKRGEEIVVEVTDIHESGAGVGRTEDGFIVLVDGILPDARARVKITTVHSNHARGEELERLPLDEDEDEDEDTDEGGNGGEGDTAAGREEDTEEQPLGRQRLGSRDNFWGS, via the coding sequence ATGCCGGATTGTCCACTCGCGGACGAATGCCCCAGTTATACAGAACGTATTGAGGGAATGGGGTGTCATCATTTCAGTGAACGCGGGGGGGCGGAGTGGTGTAATCACTATCATCAGCCCATCCGTGAACTGAAGTCCCAGCCCGTCAAACGTGGCGAGGAGATTGTGGTCGAAGTGACTGATATCCACGAGAGTGGTGCCGGTGTTGGTCGGACCGAGGACGGATTCATCGTTCTCGTCGATGGGATACTTCCCGACGCTCGAGCGAGAGTGAAGATCACGACGGTCCACTCGAACCACGCTCGTGGCGAAGAACTCGAACGCCTCCCGCTGGACGAGGACGAGGACGAAGACGAGGACACGGATGAGGGTGGAAACGGTGGTGAGGGAGATACTGCTGCAGGACGCGAGGAGGATACTGAAGAGCAGCCGCTCGGTAGACAGCGACTTGGGAGTCGAGACAACTTCTGGGGCTCGTAG
- a CDS encoding Rid family detoxifying hydrolase produces the protein MKRVISTDDAPAAVGAYSQSTTNGELLFSAGQIPLTPDGELLDDAPIAEQTRQSLDNVGAILDAAGAGFEDILKVTVFLADIDDFEEMNETYASYFESEPPARSAVQAGALPKGVEVEVEVVADVSDE, from the coding sequence ATGAAGCGCGTGATCAGCACAGACGATGCTCCTGCAGCAGTCGGCGCGTACAGCCAGTCGACCACGAACGGAGAGCTTCTGTTCAGCGCGGGGCAGATCCCGCTCACTCCGGACGGGGAACTGCTCGATGATGCTCCAATCGCCGAACAGACTCGCCAATCGCTCGACAACGTTGGCGCGATCCTCGATGCCGCCGGCGCGGGTTTTGAGGACATACTCAAAGTGACGGTGTTTCTCGCTGACATCGACGACTTCGAGGAGATGAACGAGACGTATGCGAGTTACTTCGAATCCGAGCCGCCAGCCCGCAGCGCTGTTCAAGCCGGTGCACTCCCAAAGGGTGTCGAGGTCGAGGTCGAAGTCGTTGCCGACGTGAGCGACGAGTGA
- a CDS encoding DUF5814 domain-containing protein, producing the protein MAITDKIYLKNHRQIVSQLETSIPKSAFAGATMDVLYSGEGLSQLDDATRDRLLDFASDFLDCETEAELYTGYPERAFIRYLLSLREQGLGPDAIVDVMGDDYMLYAYPGDVLSFLDDSVRTLEAVEDLAHVDENESAARAAADRIRKIT; encoded by the coding sequence GTGGCTATCACGGACAAAATCTATCTCAAAAACCATCGCCAGATCGTCTCCCAACTCGAAACGTCCATCCCAAAAAGCGCGTTCGCGGGCGCAACGATGGACGTTCTCTACTCCGGTGAGGGGCTTTCACAACTCGACGATGCGACCCGTGATCGACTCCTCGATTTTGCGAGTGACTTCCTCGATTGCGAGACGGAAGCGGAGCTCTACACCGGCTACCCCGAACGAGCGTTCATCCGCTATCTCCTCTCGCTGCGCGAACAGGGACTCGGGCCGGATGCGATCGTGGATGTGATGGGCGATGACTACATGCTCTATGCGTATCCTGGCGATGTCCTCTCGTTTCTCGATGATTCCGTGCGAACGCTCGAAGCTGTCGAGGATCTCGCACACGTAGACGAGAACGAAAGCGCTGCGAGAGCCGCTGCTGATAGAATTCGGAAGATAACATGA
- a CDS encoding DEAD/DEAH box helicase family protein: MLTLSFEDGTIRIDGAHADSVSKPDLDLPSIDYDPRSEAFRAPAYRYSDLIGALDEQSVDYTSRLSIPSLDLSSTYELREYQEAALAAWRENNGRGVLELPTGSGKTVIGIGAIEALSVPTLVVVPTIDLLDQWRRELCEEFAVPVGQLGGGEQRIENVTVSTYDSAYLRADDIGDRFGLVIFDEVHHLGGEGYRDIARLLAAPARMGLTATFERPDDAHEVVAELIGECVYRLAVDDLAGEHLAPYDIKRLTVSLTADERERYEHAQETFTDYLKRSNLTLRQGSDYQKLVMRSGTDPRAREALLAKQRARDIMMNADGKVDELTTILDRHRDDRIIVFAASTEFVYRLAERFLIPAITHHTGTTERREILDRFRDGTYSRVVTANVLDEGVDVPDANVGVVLAGSGSQREFTQRLGRILRPKTDGERALLYEIVTEETAEERISRRRR; the protein is encoded by the coding sequence GTGCTGACGCTCTCGTTCGAAGACGGAACCATCCGTATCGACGGAGCACACGCTGACTCTGTGTCCAAACCTGATCTTGATCTCCCCAGTATCGATTACGATCCACGTTCTGAGGCTTTCAGAGCGCCCGCGTACCGCTATTCTGATCTCATTGGGGCTCTCGACGAACAGTCGGTTGACTACACATCACGACTATCGATTCCGTCGCTCGATCTCTCTTCTACGTATGAACTCAGGGAGTATCAAGAGGCGGCGCTTGCGGCGTGGCGAGAGAACAACGGTCGCGGTGTGCTCGAACTACCAACTGGTAGCGGGAAGACCGTTATCGGTATCGGGGCCATCGAAGCACTCTCGGTTCCGACGCTCGTCGTCGTTCCGACGATCGATCTTCTCGATCAGTGGCGTCGAGAACTGTGCGAGGAATTCGCAGTCCCCGTGGGTCAACTCGGTGGTGGTGAACAGCGGATCGAAAACGTAACCGTATCGACGTACGATTCCGCGTACCTGCGGGCTGATGACATTGGCGACCGTTTCGGTCTCGTGATTTTCGATGAAGTCCATCATCTTGGTGGCGAGGGCTACCGGGATATTGCTCGATTGCTCGCAGCTCCCGCTCGTATGGGTCTCACCGCTACGTTCGAACGACCTGACGACGCACACGAGGTCGTTGCGGAACTGATCGGTGAATGTGTCTACCGCCTCGCTGTGGATGATCTCGCTGGTGAGCACCTCGCACCCTACGACATCAAACGCCTCACTGTCTCACTCACTGCCGACGAAAGAGAACGCTACGAACACGCCCAAGAGACGTTCACTGACTACCTGAAGCGTTCGAATCTGACCCTCCGTCAGGGGAGTGACTATCAGAAGCTGGTGATGCGCTCTGGCACCGATCCGAGAGCACGGGAGGCGTTGTTAGCAAAACAACGCGCCCGCGACATTATGATGAACGCGGATGGAAAAGTCGATGAACTCACGACCATCCTCGATCGCCACCGAGACGACCGTATCATCGTGTTCGCTGCCTCAACGGAGTTCGTCTATCGGCTCGCAGAACGCTTTCTCATCCCGGCAATCACTCATCACACCGGAACGACCGAGCGCCGCGAAATTCTCGATCGGTTCCGTGATGGGACGTACTCGCGGGTCGTCACTGCCAACGTCCTCGATGAGGGCGTCGATGTCCCCGACGCAAACGTCGGTGTCGTGCTGGCAGGGAGTGGCAGTCAGCGCGAGTTCACACAGCGGCTCGGTCGAATACTGCGACCGAAGACAGACGGCGAGCGAGCGCTGCTGTATGAGATCGTGACCGAAGAGACAGCAGAAGAACGCATCTCACGGAGGCGTCGGTAA
- a CDS encoding mannose-1-phosphate guanylyltransferase, with protein sequence MEIAVILAGGVGTRLYPASSADRPKQFLSFDESGRSLLSRTVERVEKIVDTVYVLTRPEYADQIPEHAPHATVLTEPEGKDTGPALVYAAHRIHEREDDPVLLCVPSDHHVDRSFASIAERALRVARETDQLVTLGIEPTRAATEYGYIKPGEDHGEYYDVAGFYEKPDPGAAARYIYNDFYWNAGVFSWTPTSLLEEARETELAPLVAALDVGEEQRGFAAIDSVSIDYAILEETDEIAMVPAEMTWDDLGSWDALQRVHETDEDGNVTTGDVLTIDAEDCVIAADETSHISAVGVSNLTIAAYDGRVLVVPNTDTQRVRDVVEQLRE encoded by the coding sequence ATGGAGATCGCAGTTATTCTCGCTGGCGGCGTTGGAACGCGCCTCTATCCTGCGAGTTCAGCCGATCGACCCAAACAGTTTCTTTCGTTCGACGAGAGCGGACGTTCCTTGCTTTCACGGACTGTCGAGCGCGTCGAGAAAATCGTTGATACGGTGTACGTCCTTACGCGCCCCGAGTACGCAGATCAAATCCCAGAGCACGCACCTCATGCGACAGTGTTGACCGAACCCGAAGGGAAAGACACCGGGCCGGCCCTCGTCTACGCCGCCCACCGCATCCACGAACGAGAGGATGATCCAGTGTTGCTGTGCGTGCCGAGCGATCACCACGTTGATCGCTCGTTCGCTTCGATCGCAGAGCGCGCACTGCGAGTCGCACGTGAGACCGACCAACTCGTGACGCTCGGCATCGAACCGACGCGCGCAGCCACCGAATACGGCTACATCAAACCTGGCGAGGATCACGGCGAATACTACGATGTTGCCGGTTTTTACGAAAAACCCGATCCGGGAGCCGCAGCGCGGTACATTTACAATGACTTCTACTGGAATGCGGGCGTGTTCTCGTGGACGCCCACATCACTCCTTGAGGAAGCCCGCGAAACCGAGCTTGCGCCGCTCGTTGCGGCACTCGATGTGGGCGAGGAACAGCGAGGATTCGCCGCTATCGACTCGGTGAGTATTGATTACGCGATACTGGAGGAAACAGATGAGATAGCCATGGTGCCCGCAGAGATGACCTGGGACGACCTCGGATCGTGGGATGCCCTCCAGCGAGTGCACGAGACAGACGAAGACGGAAACGTCACGACTGGAGACGTGCTCACCATCGACGCGGAGGACTGCGTTATCGCTGCCGATGAGACGAGTCACATCAGCGCTGTTGGCGTCTCAAATCTCACCATCGCAGCCTACGATGGGCGTGTACTGGTCGTTCCGAACACAGATACCCAGCGCGTGCGCGATGTCGTCGAACAGTTGCGCGAATAA
- a CDS encoding molybdenum cofactor guanylyltransferase: MHSGLIVAGGRSTRFGDSDDDKSVVDVAGVPMIRRVADRLGPVIDELVINCREEQIESIRDVLAGYGSPLRFAPDETPDVGPVGGMATGLRAVEHEYAFVTACDMPLIDSAFVAYLFDQAVGHDAAVPQLDDRWLQTMHAVYRAQEMADACEMALHTGARRTVAPLSDLDYIIVDEDAVCEHSSLDTFKNVNTREELEQAVERLR, encoded by the coding sequence ATGCACAGCGGCCTCATCGTCGCAGGCGGCCGTTCGACTCGATTCGGTGACAGCGACGATGATAAGTCAGTCGTCGATGTCGCTGGTGTTCCGATGATTCGACGAGTTGCAGACCGCCTCGGGCCAGTCATCGACGAACTCGTAATCAACTGTCGGGAAGAACAAATCGAATCGATTCGGGACGTACTGGCTGGATACGGTTCTCCCCTGCGGTTCGCTCCAGATGAGACACCCGACGTTGGTCCGGTAGGTGGAATGGCAACAGGATTGCGAGCGGTCGAACACGAATACGCGTTCGTCACTGCCTGCGATATGCCGCTTATCGACAGCGCGTTCGTCGCGTATCTCTTCGATCAGGCGGTCGGTCACGATGCGGCCGTGCCACAGCTCGACGATCGATGGCTCCAAACGATGCATGCCGTCTATCGTGCACAAGAGATGGCAGACGCTTGTGAGATGGCACTACACACAGGAGCGCGACGGACCGTCGCGCCGCTGTCCGATCTCGATTACATCATCGTCGATGAAGATGCGGTGTGCGAACACAGCAGTCTCGATACGTTCAAGAACGTCAACACACGCGAAGAGCTCGAACAGGCCGTTGAGCGACTTCGCTGA
- a CDS encoding DUF790 family protein: MLTKDLLRVSRASGGYHPQFVDHASDDHRALAARVLGVYQGHVGEQHEALDEALTAIERESDDFKLVRGFAKLLEREAVFETQSPIEPVHARRTVFEAAKAIGVVTESERTEALSRAAERLSVSPDKLDACLYDDLDARQVMTAFDARWSPDELLDQYDLSLAQTALFDATDVRVRSSDPKALVSAVKRLRLMYEIEKTDAGRTVHITGPDALFRRSRRYGTRFARLLRTIARAPEWHLQASIDDRGTERRLQLTHEDVSVPDVDPVTEMTFDSGVESDFAARFSSLDLDWTLVREPEPLAAGAHVVIPDFAFDWQPHSADFRVFFEIMGFWTPAYVEKKLSRLADLEDVELLVAVDESLGVGEQIESLDHRAIPYSGTVRLKDVRDALRRHEAELVEQSADDLPNELVPTHDVVTLEALATAYAVSESAIEAKAFPEHARVGRTLVRPAVLERIDEQIESGMSLSAVATVLDEDGIDDTSAVLSHLGYRVAWDGLSGGTIREK, encoded by the coding sequence ATGCTCACGAAAGATCTCCTTCGTGTCTCTCGCGCAAGCGGAGGCTACCATCCACAGTTCGTCGATCACGCGAGCGACGATCATCGTGCGCTCGCTGCGCGTGTTCTCGGCGTCTATCAAGGTCATGTCGGAGAACAGCATGAAGCGCTGGATGAGGCGCTGACTGCCATCGAACGCGAGTCGGACGATTTCAAACTGGTTCGGGGATTCGCAAAGTTACTCGAACGCGAAGCGGTGTTCGAGACCCAATCACCAATCGAGCCAGTGCATGCCCGCCGGACGGTGTTCGAGGCAGCAAAAGCGATCGGTGTTGTCACCGAATCAGAACGCACTGAAGCGCTCTCACGGGCCGCAGAGCGTCTCTCAGTCTCGCCAGACAAACTCGACGCGTGCCTCTACGACGATCTCGATGCTCGGCAGGTCATGACCGCGTTCGACGCTCGATGGAGCCCTGACGAATTGCTCGATCAGTACGATCTGTCGCTCGCCCAAACTGCGCTGTTCGACGCTACCGACGTCCGGGTGCGCAGTTCGGATCCGAAGGCTCTCGTTTCGGCGGTCAAACGGCTGCGGTTGATGTACGAGATCGAGAAGACGGACGCAGGACGGACGGTTCACATCACGGGTCCCGACGCGCTCTTTCGACGCTCTCGTCGCTATGGTACGCGGTTTGCACGCCTCCTCCGTACGATTGCCCGCGCGCCCGAGTGGCACCTCCAAGCGTCCATTGACGACCGCGGCACCGAACGCAGGCTCCAGCTCACGCATGAGGATGTTTCTGTTCCCGACGTGGACCCCGTCACGGAGATGACGTTCGACAGCGGCGTCGAGAGTGACTTTGCGGCCCGGTTTTCGAGTCTCGATCTCGATTGGACCCTTGTGCGCGAACCAGAGCCGCTGGCAGCGGGTGCCCACGTCGTTATTCCGGATTTTGCGTTCGACTGGCAGCCCCACAGCGCGGATTTCCGCGTGTTCTTCGAAATCATGGGCTTTTGGACCCCCGCATACGTCGAGAAGAAACTCTCCCGACTCGCTGACCTCGAAGACGTGGAACTGCTCGTCGCTGTGGACGAATCGCTCGGTGTTGGCGAACAGATCGAATCGCTCGATCACCGTGCCATTCCCTACAGCGGCACTGTCCGTCTCAAAGACGTTCGGGATGCGCTCCGTCGTCACGAAGCCGAGTTGGTCGAGCAAAGCGCCGACGATCTTCCGAACGAACTTGTACCCACGCACGATGTTGTGACCCTCGAAGCACTCGCCACCGCGTACGCTGTCAGCGAATCCGCGATCGAAGCAAAGGCGTTCCCTGAACACGCGCGCGTCGGACGAACGCTCGTCCGGCCTGCTGTCCTCGAACGAATTGACGAACAAATTGAATCTGGAATGTCACTTTCCGCCGTTGCAACCGTTCTCGACGAGGACGGAATCGATGACACGAGCGCTGTTCTCTCACACCTCGGCTACCGTGTGGCGTGGGACGGATTGAGCGGAGGGACGATTCGTGAAAAATGA
- a CDS encoding RPA family protein — MSAAPSREVARRVFAREFNDATYTFKESNEERAPVYALLPTGERANRVFVVGTLTETEDVGSESEYWQGRVIDPTGTFFVYAGQYQPEAAGVLRETEPPSYVAIVGKPRTYETDDGTVNVSLRPESISIIDAGTRDRWVAETAMRTIERVETIADANTEYARMADEQYARSVDEYKQSAMSALEKLDEEASPEPSM; from the coding sequence ATGTCTGCTGCTCCTTCCCGCGAAGTTGCTCGACGGGTGTTCGCCCGCGAATTCAACGACGCTACCTACACGTTCAAGGAATCGAACGAAGAGCGCGCGCCTGTCTATGCGCTTCTCCCGACCGGCGAGCGCGCAAACCGGGTGTTCGTCGTCGGGACGCTCACCGAAACGGAAGACGTCGGCTCAGAGAGTGAGTACTGGCAGGGCCGCGTCATCGACCCAACAGGTACGTTCTTCGTATACGCTGGACAGTACCAGCCCGAGGCAGCGGGTGTCCTCCGCGAAACGGAGCCACCGTCGTACGTTGCGATCGTCGGTAAGCCCCGGACGTACGAAACTGACGACGGTACCGTAAACGTCTCGCTGCGTCCCGAGTCGATTTCGATTATCGACGCCGGAACACGCGATCGCTGGGTCGCCGAAACCGCGATGCGAACCATCGAACGCGTCGAGACAATTGCGGACGCGAACACCGAATACGCTCGGATGGCTGACGAACAGTATGCACGCTCCGTCGATGAGTATAAACAGAGCGCCATGAGTGCGCTCGAAAAACTTGATGAAGAAGCTAGTCCCGAACCGTCGATGTAG
- a CDS encoding Tfx family DNA-binding protein, whose translation MTDRPDDSSLFERVGFDTDRSVLTYRQAEILCLREQDISQAEIADRLGTSRANVSNIESSARENVDKARETVAFVEAIEAPVQVTIETGSDLYDVPSTIYSACDEAGLKVNYAAPELMALVRDSAGDAIREREVCCELLIGITSDGQVRVRSS comes from the coding sequence ATGACCGACCGACCCGACGACAGTTCCCTCTTCGAGCGTGTCGGGTTCGATACCGATCGAAGCGTACTCACCTACCGGCAGGCCGAAATTCTTTGTCTCCGCGAGCAGGACATTTCACAGGCAGAAATCGCTGATCGGCTTGGTACGTCGCGCGCGAACGTTTCTAACATCGAGTCAAGCGCCCGCGAGAATGTGGACAAAGCCCGCGAAACGGTCGCCTTCGTCGAAGCGATCGAGGCTCCAGTACAGGTGACAATCGAAACCGGGAGCGATCTGTACGATGTTCCTTCGACGATCTACTCAGCCTGTGACGAGGCTGGTTTGAAGGTGAACTACGCTGCACCGGAACTCATGGCGCTCGTCCGCGATAGCGCAGGAGACGCTATTCGTGAGCGAGAAGTGTGCTGCGAGCTGCTCATCGGAATCACGAGTGATGGGCAGGTCCGTGTCCGATCGTCCTGA